The Toxotes jaculatrix isolate fToxJac2 chromosome 14, fToxJac2.pri, whole genome shotgun sequence genome window below encodes:
- the LOC121193101 gene encoding LIM/homeobox protein Lhx8-like isoform X1: protein MFNSVSNSVCGVFPSTQCSSGPDDIFEEDSYSPSSLSSSSSSSVHTVPSLQGKTLCTSCGLEIVDRYLLKVNNLCWHVRCLSCSVCKTSLGRHVSCYIKDKQVFCKLDYFRRYGTRCARCGRNIHSSDWVRRARGSTFHLACFSCASCKRQLSTGEECGLLENRVFCRPHYDIMMENIKRAKENEQPKAEDEMADKDDSGTMPRPAKRARTSFTVDQLQVMQTQFAKDNNPDAQTLQKLAERTGLSRRVIQVWFQNCRARQKKHIGPNLASSTMMTSLAPGQLTPPLTEDLQYTTFLSPDTPLLTTLTYMDVQTPDPLLLQPLISHSLTQLPVSHA, encoded by the exons ATGTTTAACTCTGTCTCCAACAGCGTG tgtggggTTTTTCCTTCTACACAGTGTTCGTCTGGGCCTGATGATATTTTCGAGGAGGACTCGTACTCTccgtcctctctgtcctcctcgtCGTCGTCCTCTGTCCACACTGTCCCCTCCTTGCAGGGGAAAACCCTGTGCACGTCCTGCGGCCTGGAGATAGTGGACCGATACCTCCTCAAG GTTAATAACTTGTGCTGGCATGTGCGCTGCCTTTCATGCAGTGTGTGTAAGACATCACTGGGGCGACACGTGAGCTGCTACATCAAAGATAAACAGGTTTTCTGCAAACTCGACTACTTCAG gAGGTATGGGACCCGCTGCGCTCGCTGCGGCCGTAACATCCACTCTAGTGACTGGGTGCGTCGGGCGCGTGGCAGCACCTTCCACCTGGCCTGTTTCTCCTGCGCCTCTTGTAAGCGCCAGCTGTCCACGGGGGAGGAATGTGGACTACTCGAGAACAGGGTCTTCTGCCGGCCACACTATGACATTATGATGGAGAACATCAAGCGTGCTAAGGAAAATG AACAACCAAAAGCAGAGGATGAGATGGCAGAcaaggatgactctggtaccaTGCCCAGACCTGCTAAAAGGGCCAGGACCAGCTTCACTGTTGACCAGTTACAG GTAATGCAGACTCAGTTTGCTAAAGATAACAACCCAGATGCCCAGACTCTCCAGAAACTGGCAGAGAGGACTGGTCTCAGCCGCAGAGTTATTCAG GTTTGGTTTCAGAACTGCCGAGCTCGTCAGAAGAAACACATCGGCCCAAATCTTGCTTCTTCAACCATGATGACATCACTGGCTCCAGGTCAGCTGACACCACCTTTGACAGAGGATCTGCAATACACCACCTTTCTTTCTCCAGACACACCCCTCCTCACTACACTGACTTATATGGATG tccaAACTCCAGACCCACTTTTGCTTCAGCCACTCATATCCCATTCACTGACACAACTGCCAGTCAGCCATGCCTAA
- the LOC121193101 gene encoding LIM/homeobox protein Lhx8-like isoform X2 yields the protein MFNSVSNSVCSSGPDDIFEEDSYSPSSLSSSSSSSVHTVPSLQGKTLCTSCGLEIVDRYLLKVNNLCWHVRCLSCSVCKTSLGRHVSCYIKDKQVFCKLDYFRRYGTRCARCGRNIHSSDWVRRARGSTFHLACFSCASCKRQLSTGEECGLLENRVFCRPHYDIMMENIKRAKENEQPKAEDEMADKDDSGTMPRPAKRARTSFTVDQLQVMQTQFAKDNNPDAQTLQKLAERTGLSRRVIQVWFQNCRARQKKHIGPNLASSTMMTSLAPGQLTPPLTEDLQYTTFLSPDTPLLTTLTYMDVQTPDPLLLQPLISHSLTQLPVSHA from the exons ATGTTTAACTCTGTCTCCAACAGCGTG TGTTCGTCTGGGCCTGATGATATTTTCGAGGAGGACTCGTACTCTccgtcctctctgtcctcctcgtCGTCGTCCTCTGTCCACACTGTCCCCTCCTTGCAGGGGAAAACCCTGTGCACGTCCTGCGGCCTGGAGATAGTGGACCGATACCTCCTCAAG GTTAATAACTTGTGCTGGCATGTGCGCTGCCTTTCATGCAGTGTGTGTAAGACATCACTGGGGCGACACGTGAGCTGCTACATCAAAGATAAACAGGTTTTCTGCAAACTCGACTACTTCAG gAGGTATGGGACCCGCTGCGCTCGCTGCGGCCGTAACATCCACTCTAGTGACTGGGTGCGTCGGGCGCGTGGCAGCACCTTCCACCTGGCCTGTTTCTCCTGCGCCTCTTGTAAGCGCCAGCTGTCCACGGGGGAGGAATGTGGACTACTCGAGAACAGGGTCTTCTGCCGGCCACACTATGACATTATGATGGAGAACATCAAGCGTGCTAAGGAAAATG AACAACCAAAAGCAGAGGATGAGATGGCAGAcaaggatgactctggtaccaTGCCCAGACCTGCTAAAAGGGCCAGGACCAGCTTCACTGTTGACCAGTTACAG GTAATGCAGACTCAGTTTGCTAAAGATAACAACCCAGATGCCCAGACTCTCCAGAAACTGGCAGAGAGGACTGGTCTCAGCCGCAGAGTTATTCAG GTTTGGTTTCAGAACTGCCGAGCTCGTCAGAAGAAACACATCGGCCCAAATCTTGCTTCTTCAACCATGATGACATCACTGGCTCCAGGTCAGCTGACACCACCTTTGACAGAGGATCTGCAATACACCACCTTTCTTTCTCCAGACACACCCCTCCTCACTACACTGACTTATATGGATG tccaAACTCCAGACCCACTTTTGCTTCAGCCACTCATATCCCATTCACTGACACAACTGCCAGTCAGCCATGCCTAA
- the klhl20 gene encoding kelch-like protein 20, translating into MEAKPMRRATSARQDATGMDITSRCTLGDPNKLPEGVPQPARMPYVSDKHPRQTLEVINLLRKHRELCDVVLVVGAKKIYAHRVILSACSPYFRAMFTGELAESRQTEVVIRDIDERAMELLIDFAYTSQVTVEEGNVQTLLPAACLLQLAEIQEACCEFLKRQLDPSNCLGIRAFADTHSCRELLRIADKFTQHNFQEVMESEEFMLLPANQLIDIISSDELNVRSEEQVFNAVMAWVKYSIQERRPQLPQVLQHVRLPLLSPKFLVGTVGSDPLIKSDEECRDLVDEAKNYLLLPQERPLMQGPRTRPRKPIRCGEVLFAVGGWCSGDAISSVERYDPQTNEWRMVASMSKRRCGVGVSVLDDLLYAVGGHDGSSYLNSVERYDPKTNQWSSDVAPTSTCRTSVGVAVLGGYLYAVGGQDGVSCLNIVERYDPKENKWTRVASMSTRRLGVAVAVLGGFLYAVGGSDGTSPLNTVERYNPQENRWHTVSPMGTRRKHLGCAVYQDMIYSVGGRDDTTELSSAERYNPRTNQWSPVVAMTSRRSGVGLAVVNGQLMAVGGFDGTTYLKTIEVYDPDANTWRLYGGMNYRRLGGGVGVIKMTHCESHIW; encoded by the exons ATGGAAGCAAAGCCAATGCGCAG GGCCACCAGCGCACGCCAAGACGCCACTGGAATGGACATCACCAGCCGCTGTACTCTGGGGGACCCCAACAAACTTCCTGAAGGGGTCCCCCAGCCTGCACGCATGCCCTATGTCTCAGACAAACACCCACGGCAGACCCTGGAGGTGATCAACCTGTTGAGAAAACACCGTGAGCTCTGTGACGTGGTGCTGGTGGTCGGTGCCAAGAAGATTTACGCTCATCGTGTGATCCTGTCTGCCTGCAGCCCCTACTTCAG GGCAATGTTTACTGGAGAGCTGGCAGAGAGCAGGCAGACCGAGGTCGTTATCCGTGACATTGATGAGAGAGCCATGGAGCTGCTCATTGACTTTGCCTACACCTCACAG GTAACTGTAGAGGAAGGGAACGTCCAGACACTGCTCCCTGCAGCCTGCCTTCTCCAGCTGGCTGAGATCCAGGAGGCCTGCTGTGAGTTCCTCAAGAGGCAGCTGGATCCCTCCAATTGTCTGGGCATCAGGGCTTTTGCTGACACACACTCGTGCCGCGAGCTGCTCCGCATTGCAGACAAGTTCACCCAGCACAATTTTCAGGAG GTGATGGAAAGTGAAGAGTTCATGCTGCTGCCCGCTAACCAGCTGATTGACATCATTTCCAGCGATGAGCTCAACGTGCGGAGCGAGGAGCAGGTTTTCAACGCCGTGATGGCCTGGGTGAAATACAGCATCCAGGAGCGCAGGCCACAGCTGCCCCAG GTCCTGCAGCATGTCCGGCTGCCGCTGCTCAGTCCCAAGTTTCTGGTGGGCACTGTGGGTTCAGATCCTCTCATCAAGAGTGACGAGGAGTGCAG agACCTGGTTGATGAAGCTAAGAATtacctgctgctgccacaggaGAGGCCGCTGATGCAGGGCCCCAGAACACGGCCGAGGAAGCCCATTCGCTGTGGAGAGGTTCTTTTTGCAG TTGGTGGCTGGTGCAGCGGAGACGCCATTTCCAGCGTGGAGCGTTACGATCCTCAGACCAACGAGTGGCGGATGGTAGCGTCGATGAGTAAACGGCGATGTGGAGTCGGCGTTAGCGTTCTGGATGACCTGCTGTATGCGGTGGGAGGTCACGATGGCTCATCGTATCTAAACTCTGTGGAGAG ATATGATCCTAAGACCAACCAGTGGAGCAGTGATGTGGCTCCTACAAGCACTTGCCGTACCAGTGTGGGCGTGGCTGTCCTTGGCGGTTATCTGTATGCTGTAGGAGGACAGGATGGCGTTTCCTGTCTAAACATTGTGGAAAG ATATGATCCCAAGGAGAACAAATGGACCCGTGTGGCCTCCATGAGCACCAGGCGGCTGGGTGTAGCTGTGGCTGTGCTGGGGGGATTTCTGTATGCTGTGGGAGGGTCTGATGGGACGTCACCATTAAATACAG TGGAACGCTACAACCCTCAAGAGAACCGCTGGCACACTGTATCTCCAATGGGGACCAGGAGGAAGCACCTTGGCTGTGCTGTCTACCAGGACATGATTTACTCTGTTGGAGGGAGAGACGACACCACAGAGCTGAGCAGTGCAGAGCGATACAACCCCAGGACCAACCAGTGGTCTCCTGTAGTGGCCATGACATCCAGACGGAGCGGG GTGGGCTTGGCTGTGGTCAATGGTCAGCTGATGGCAGTAGGAGGCTTTGATGGGACGACGTATCTCAAAACTATAGAAGTCTACGACCCTGATGCCAACACATGGAG GTTATACGGAGGAATGAACTACCGCCGGCTAGGTGGAGGGGTgggtgtcataaaaatgactcATTGTGAATCCCACATATGGTAA